A window from Larimichthys crocea isolate SSNF chromosome XXIII, L_crocea_2.0, whole genome shotgun sequence encodes these proteins:
- the fastkd3 gene encoding FAST kinase domain-containing protein 3, mitochondrial isoform X1, translated as MALKLIQRVPPLLGRYPHAGAARLLSTGPAAQPVCVACLCTSSGGCIRTQGCRKLQQDCRRRSFTTTTTIKEPFFVASSSVGLHRDSWPRFRLTQLHRPTSAEEESFQQRLWSCSSSLQVFTLLRSVEIVSDTMAAAVLHRVADLEQVGNSLKDPTVLEKETIRALCFQLEQDSRRLTDAGAVSALRACTRLFLDPWSTLMVRLVSESQERLDRGQMSVGQLCTLGFAMLAMEGPGCVMLEQVMEQIQKQEPTQWSLADLVSVYRLLQGGVGEDRKYQDLLNAMHTHAVTVTSRMNPAAVSGLLGALVSLNQTQAMPLVINLCKQAVRHVPRFSDEELTIVLGALMHFGHSDRFFVEAMERYVPTMTFTSHPETVTKVIQFFGRRNILSPTVCDAVAESFVYRADDYTTSQVTRQIMALGKLGYLPPNANDVFRKVETILYSRFSHFQPRSLLNLLHSCTMLERFPVNFVSKVFSSYFLQQLQDQGNGIDQIILAQLTQLYMTLKLECPFYEGPKLLPKYCVKSFLMFGRSLETPVDVHLYNSVKTGLVDLLGARSYFGSKVLTPYCYTLDVEIKLDEEGFVLPASQNDDIHKRIALCIDGYKRFTTNKRQLLGKEAMKQRHLKLLGYQVVQIPYYEFEKLRHKSSVVEYLHQKIFPHTFRLNWG; from the exons ATGGCTCTGAAGCTGATCCAGAGAGTCCCCCCTCTGCTCGGGCGTTACCCTCACGCTGGAGCCGCCAGGCTGCTGAGCACCGGCCCCGCGGCTCAGCCCGTGTGTGTCGCCTGCCTGTGCACCTCATCCGGCGGCTGCATCCGGACACAGGGCTGCAGGAAGCTCCAGCAGGACTGTAGGAGAAGGagcttcaccaccaccactaccatcAAGGAGCCGTTCTTTGTagccagcagctctgtgggaCTCCACAGGGATTCATGGCCCCGGTTCCGTCTGACCCAGCTGCACCGACCCACATCTGCAGAGGAGGAGTCTTTCCAGCAGCGCCTGTGGAGCTGCTCCTCATCCCTGCAGGTCTTCACACTGCTGCGCTCGGTGGAGATCGTGTCTGACACCATGGCTGCAGCGGTGCTTCACCGTGTGGCCGACCTGGAGCAGGTGGGGAACTCTCTGAAGGATCCCACAGTTCTGGAGAAGGAGACCATCAGAGCTCTGTGCTTCCAGCTGGAGCAGGACTCCAGGCGGCTGACGGACGCCGGGGCGGTGTCGGCTCTCCGGGCTTGCACGCGGCTCTTCTTGGACCCCTGGAGCACACTGATGGTGCGGCTGGTGTCTGAGAGCCAGGAGAGGTTAGACCGAGGGCAGATGAGTGTGGGGCAGCTGTGCACCTTGGGCTTTGCGATGCTGGCTATGGAGGGTCCCGGCTGTGTGATGCTGGAGCAGGTGATGGAGCAAATCCAGAAGCAGGAGCCCACCCAGTGGAGCCTGGCAGATCTCGTTTCTGTATACAGACTCCTACAAGGTGGCGTGGGTGAAGATAGGAAGTATCAGGACCTCCTGAATGCCATGCACACGCATGCTGTGACGGTCACCTCCCGCATGAATCCTGCAGCCGTCAGCGGGCTGCTCGGTGCCCTCGTGTCCCTGAATCAAACCCAGGCCATGCCTCTTGTGATCAATCTGTGCAAACAGGCTGTACGACATGTACCTCGCTTCTCCGACGAGGAGCTCACCATCGTGCTCGGGGCGCTTATGCACTTTGGTCACAGCGATCGTTTCTTTGTGGAGGCGATGGAGAGGTATGTGCCCACGATGACCTTCACCTCCCACCCGGAGACGGTCACCAAGGTGATTCAGTTCTTTGGGCGGAGGAACATCCTCTCCCCGACTGTGTGTGACGCCGTCGCGGAGAGCTTCGTCTACCGAGCCGACGACTACACCACCAGCCAGGTGACCAGGCAGATCATGGCTCTTGGAAAGCTCGGCTATCTCCCTCCCAACGCCAACGACGTGTTCAGGAAAGTGGAGACCATCCTGTACTCGCGCTTTTCGCACTTCCAGCCTCGATCGCTGCTCAACCTGCTCCACTCCTGCACCATGTTGGAGAGGTTCCCCGTTAACTTTGTCTCCAAAGTTTTCAGCAGCTActtcctccagcagctgcaag ACCAGGGCAATGGGATTGACCAGATCATCCTGGCACAGCTGACCCAGCTCTACATGACTTTGAAGTTGGAGTGTCCTTTCTATGAG GGTCCGAAGCTCCTTCCAAAGTACTGTGTGAAGTCTTTCCTCATGTTTGGACGCTCTCTGGAGACGCCGGTGGACGTACATCTGTACAACTCTGTGAAAACCGGACTGGTGGATCTGCTCGGGGCTCGCTCATACTTTGGATCCAAAGTTCTGACACCATACTGCTACACACTCG ACGTGGAGATAAAACTTGATGAAGAGGGATTCGTGCTGCCTGCCAGTCAGAATGACGACATACACAAAAG gatAGCTCTTTGTATCGACGGATATAAAAGGTTCACTACAAACAAGAGGCAGCTACTTGGAAAAGAGGCCATGAAGCAGCGACATCTGAAGCTTCTGGGATATCAAGTTGTTCAG ATCCCGTACTATGAATTTGAAAAACTGCGACACAAGAGCAGCGTGGTCGAGTATCTGCACCAGAAAATCTTCCCTCACACGTTCAGGCTGAACTGGGGATGA
- the fastkd3 gene encoding FAST kinase domain-containing protein 3, mitochondrial isoform X2: MALKLIQRVPPLLGRYPHAGAARLLSTGPAAQPVCVACLCTSSGGCIRTQGCRKLQQDCRRRSFTTTTTIKEPFFVASSSVGLHRDSWPRFRLTQLHRPTSAEEESFQQRLWSCSSSLQVFTLLRSVEIVSDTMAAAVLHRVADLEQVGNSLKDPTVLEKETIRALCFQLEQDSRRLTDAGAVSALRACTRLFLDPWSTLMVRLVSESQERLDRGQMSVGQLCTLGFAMLAMEGPGCVMLEQVMEQIQKQEPTQWSLADLVSVYRLLQGGVGEDRKYQDLLNAMHTHAVTVTSRMNPAAVSGLLGALVSLNQTQAMPLVINLCKQAVRHVPRFSDEELTIVLGALMHFGHSDRFFVEAMERYVPTMTFTSHPETVTKVIQFFGRRNILSPTVCDAVAESFVYRADDYTTSQVTRQIMALGKLGYLPPNANDVFRKVETILYSRFSHFQPRSLLNLLHSCTMLERFPVNFVSKVFSSYFLQQLQDQGNGIDQIILAQLTQLYMTLKLECPFYEGPKLLPKYCVKSFLMFGRSLETPVDVHLYNSVKTGLVDLLGARSYFGSKVLTPYCYTLGNIPDQQAVIFLNVRCSLQSKGVIFLFLLL; encoded by the exons ATGGCTCTGAAGCTGATCCAGAGAGTCCCCCCTCTGCTCGGGCGTTACCCTCACGCTGGAGCCGCCAGGCTGCTGAGCACCGGCCCCGCGGCTCAGCCCGTGTGTGTCGCCTGCCTGTGCACCTCATCCGGCGGCTGCATCCGGACACAGGGCTGCAGGAAGCTCCAGCAGGACTGTAGGAGAAGGagcttcaccaccaccactaccatcAAGGAGCCGTTCTTTGTagccagcagctctgtgggaCTCCACAGGGATTCATGGCCCCGGTTCCGTCTGACCCAGCTGCACCGACCCACATCTGCAGAGGAGGAGTCTTTCCAGCAGCGCCTGTGGAGCTGCTCCTCATCCCTGCAGGTCTTCACACTGCTGCGCTCGGTGGAGATCGTGTCTGACACCATGGCTGCAGCGGTGCTTCACCGTGTGGCCGACCTGGAGCAGGTGGGGAACTCTCTGAAGGATCCCACAGTTCTGGAGAAGGAGACCATCAGAGCTCTGTGCTTCCAGCTGGAGCAGGACTCCAGGCGGCTGACGGACGCCGGGGCGGTGTCGGCTCTCCGGGCTTGCACGCGGCTCTTCTTGGACCCCTGGAGCACACTGATGGTGCGGCTGGTGTCTGAGAGCCAGGAGAGGTTAGACCGAGGGCAGATGAGTGTGGGGCAGCTGTGCACCTTGGGCTTTGCGATGCTGGCTATGGAGGGTCCCGGCTGTGTGATGCTGGAGCAGGTGATGGAGCAAATCCAGAAGCAGGAGCCCACCCAGTGGAGCCTGGCAGATCTCGTTTCTGTATACAGACTCCTACAAGGTGGCGTGGGTGAAGATAGGAAGTATCAGGACCTCCTGAATGCCATGCACACGCATGCTGTGACGGTCACCTCCCGCATGAATCCTGCAGCCGTCAGCGGGCTGCTCGGTGCCCTCGTGTCCCTGAATCAAACCCAGGCCATGCCTCTTGTGATCAATCTGTGCAAACAGGCTGTACGACATGTACCTCGCTTCTCCGACGAGGAGCTCACCATCGTGCTCGGGGCGCTTATGCACTTTGGTCACAGCGATCGTTTCTTTGTGGAGGCGATGGAGAGGTATGTGCCCACGATGACCTTCACCTCCCACCCGGAGACGGTCACCAAGGTGATTCAGTTCTTTGGGCGGAGGAACATCCTCTCCCCGACTGTGTGTGACGCCGTCGCGGAGAGCTTCGTCTACCGAGCCGACGACTACACCACCAGCCAGGTGACCAGGCAGATCATGGCTCTTGGAAAGCTCGGCTATCTCCCTCCCAACGCCAACGACGTGTTCAGGAAAGTGGAGACCATCCTGTACTCGCGCTTTTCGCACTTCCAGCCTCGATCGCTGCTCAACCTGCTCCACTCCTGCACCATGTTGGAGAGGTTCCCCGTTAACTTTGTCTCCAAAGTTTTCAGCAGCTActtcctccagcagctgcaag ACCAGGGCAATGGGATTGACCAGATCATCCTGGCACAGCTGACCCAGCTCTACATGACTTTGAAGTTGGAGTGTCCTTTCTATGAG GGTCCGAAGCTCCTTCCAAAGTACTGTGTGAAGTCTTTCCTCATGTTTGGACGCTCTCTGGAGACGCCGGTGGACGTACATCTGTACAACTCTGTGAAAACCGGACTGGTGGATCTGCTCGGGGCTCGCTCATACTTTGGATCCAAAGTTCTGACACCATACTGCTACACACTCGGTAACATACCTGATCAACAG gcggttatttttctaaatgttcGCTGCAGTCTACAGAGCAAGGgtgtgatatttttgtttttgcttctgtaG